Sequence from the Microbacterium faecale genome:
GGACGCTCCGCCCAGCCGGTTCCGATCGTGTCGAGGAAGCCCTGGGGGAACGGCTGCCGGCGATTCGTGTTCGTCTCGCCCTCGGCCGTGGTGGTGTCGGTCGTGTCGCTCATGTCCCCAGTCTCTCACCGTCCTGTCGAGACGTGACCGGGAGGGGGTGCCCTAATCGGCTGGCTCGAGCTGAACGACGAGCGGGCGATGATCGCTGCCCGCGTCGTCGACGTTCGTCACGACGATGGATCCGCTGACCTCCCACGCGTCGGAGACGAGCACGTGGTCGATCGGCGTGCCGAGGGTGGACGGCAGCCAGGTCGGCCAGGTGCCCACGGCCCCGTTACCCGACTCTGCGGCCGCATCGCGACACCAGCCGAGGTCGTTTCCGCCCTCGCCGAGGGCGGCCATGTGGTCGACCGTCGCGTTGAAATCTCCGACCATGATCACGTTGTCGTCCACGCACTGATCGGCGAGCCAGCGGAGGTCGCTGCGCCACTCCGCCATGTACCGGGCCTGCGGAGCGACCGCGTGCGCGGCGACGATGATGGGCCCGGATCCGTCGTTCAGCGGCATCGCGACGGCGCTCGGCAGCATCGTCGTGCCGTCCTGGGACGCGTCGATGACGGAGTAGTCGCCGAGGCCGGGGGAGACGAGCAACGTCGTCTGCCACGCCTGGGGTCCGCGTTCGACGTCCTCATTGTAGATCTCGCTGTGCACCCACATCGGGCTGCCGAGGTCGCGCATGAGGACCGCGACCTCCTCGCCGACGCCTTTCGCCGTCTCCGGCAACGCGACGATATCGGCCTCCATGGCGACGGCGGTGCGCGCGATCGTCTCGGCTCCTGTCGCATTGCCGAGGGTGTTCCACGTCATCACCCGCACGCTCGACTCCTCCTTGTCGGGCATCGTCGCGGCGCCGTAGCCGCGCAGTCCGAGCGTGACGCCGCCGGCGATCGCGGCCACCGCACTCACGACGGCCATCGAGACGGCGAATCCGCGGAGCCGGCGGCTCGCGGCGAAGCAGAGGAACAGGACCGTGAGGATGGCGAAGACGACGACCGTCGCGCCGCGAACGGCGACGATCTGTGCGAACGGAACCTTGTCCTCGAGACGGAAGAAGCCCGGCCACGTGACGACGGCCGCGGCGCACGCGAACAGCACGGTGACGAGGACACCCAGCGATCGCAACACGAGTGGAGCCTACGTTTGCGTCCTGGGAACTTCCGCCATCGCGGGCGAACGAAACCTGCGGATCGGCATAGGATCCTCGTGTGCCGTCCCGTGCTCCCGGCCCTGCCGATCTCCACCTGCATTCTGTGCGTTCCGACGGCACAGAACTGCCACGGGACGTCGTCTCCGCCGCAGCCGACGCCGGGATGGGGACGATCGCGTTGACCGACCACGACACGGTGGCCGGCTGGGACGAAGCAAAGCACGCCGCCCGCGAACGCGGCATCGCGCTGCTGCCCGGCGCCGAGTTCTCGACGAAGCACGCCTGGCGCAGCGTTCATGTGCTCGGATACCTCTTCGACCCCGATGAGCCGGGACTCGCCGCACTCATGTCCGGAGTCCGGCACGATCGCGTCGGTCGCGCACGGAGCATCGTCGATGCCATCGCGCGCGACTACGCGATTACGTGGGAATCCGTCCTCGCTCAACGCGAGGGCGATGCGACGATCGGCCGGCCGCACATCGCCGACGCGCTCGTCGCGGCAGGGATCGTTCCGGGGCGCGATGAGGCGTTCGCGAGCATCCTCCATCACCGGGGTCCGTACTACGTCGGGCATGCCGCGCCCTCGCCGCACGAGGTCGTCACGCGGATCGTCGCAGCCGGCGGGGTCGCGATCATCGCGCATCCGGCTGGCCGCGACATGCTGCCGCGCCGCGCCATCGAGCGGCTTGTCGACGCGGGCCTTCACGGCTTCGAGCTCGGCCACCGCGAGAATCGCCCGGACGGCGTGGCGCTCCTGCGCGAGATCGCCGTGGCGCGCGATCTCATCGTGACCGGCTCAAGCGATTACCACGGAGCCGCGGGCAAGCCCAACGTCATCGGCGAGAACACCACGAGTCCCGAGATGGTCGAACGCATCCTCCGGGCCGCATCCGGGACCGACCCGGTGCTCTGACTACGCGCCCTGCTGCGTCTGTCCGGAGGAGCGGCGACGGCGACGGCGACGGCGCGCTGCGGCGGGCTTGCCGTCGTGGTGCTCCTTGCCGGAGCCGTCGTGCGTGCCCTCGCCCTCCTGCTTGTGCGGCGTGCGCTGGCGGTCGTCGTTCGACGAACGGCGACGACGACGCGAGCGTCCCTCATCTGCGTTGCCGCGCTTGTTGTCCTCACCGCTCTTCTTCGTCGGCGCCTTGGCGATGCGCCCCTTGGTTCCCTCGGGGATGTCGAGATCGGAGTAGAGATGGGGGCTCGTCGAGTAGGTCTCCGTCGGCTCGGGCTGACCGAAGTCCAGCGCGCGGTTGATGAGCGCCCACTTGTGCAGGTCGTCCCAGTCGACGAACGTCACCGCGATCCCCTCGCGACCCGCGCGCCCCGTGCGGCCCACGCGGTGCAGGTAAGCCTTCTCGTCGTCGGGGATCGTGTGGTTGATCACGTGCGTGACGTCGGACACGTCGATGCCGCGCGCGGCGACGTCGGTCGCCACCATGACGTCGCGCTTGCCCGCCTTGAACGCCGCCATCGAGCGCTCGCGCTGCTCCTGACCCATGTCTCCGTGCACGCCACCGACCGCGAAGCCGCGATCCGCCAACTCGTCGACGAGACGCTGCGCCTGACGCTTCGTGCGCGTGAAGATGACGGACTTGCCGCGGCCGTTCGCCTGCAGGATGCGGCCGATGACCTCGTCCTTGTCGAGTTGGTGTGCGCGGTAGATCACGTGGCGGATGTTCGCCTGAGCCAGACCCTCATCCGGGTCGGAGGCGCGGATGTGGATGGGGTTCGACATGAATCGGCGTGCGAGGGCCACGATCGGGCCAGGCATCGTCGCGCTGAACAGCTGTGTGTGCCGCTTCTGCGCGACGCGCTGGAAGATCTTCTCGATGTCGGCGAGGAAGCCGAGGTCGAGCATCTTGTCGGCCTCGTCGAGCACGACCTCGGTCGCGTTCGAGAGGTCGAGGAGTCCCTGACCGGCCAGGTCGATGAGGCGCCCGGGCGTGCCGACCACGATCTGCGCGCCGGCTCGGAGCTGCTCGATCTGACCCTCGTAGGCCTTGCCGCCGTAGATCGCGACGACGCTCGTCGAGCGGCCGCGAGTGAGGAGGTCGATGTCTTCGTACACCTGCGTGGCGAGCTCGCGCGTCGGTACGACCACGAGCGCCTTGACGCCCGGCTCCGGGTCCTTGCCGAGACGCTGCACGATGGGGATGCCGAATCCGAACGTCTTTCCCGTGCCCGTCTTGGCCTGGCCGATGACGTCCTGCCCGGGCAGCGAGATCGGGATCGTCTGCTCCTGGATGGGGAACGCTTCTTCGATCCCCTTCTCGGTCAGCTGATCGACGATGTCCTGATCGATCGCGAGATCGGCGAATGCGGTCATGAAGAATGCTGCCTGTCTCGGCGGCGCGACGTGTCGACGCGGCTGCCGCCGGTTGTGACGTCCACGCCCTTCACATCACAGCCACAGGCGCGGGACTCCGATCCGGTGCCGGAGCTGAGGCCAGCTTACCTGCCGACTCCTGAAGCCCCGATACGCTGAGTTGGTGGTCAACTGGTTCTGGAAGCGTCGCCGCCCCGTCCGCAAGCTGCGGCTCCGCGCGCGTGGTGAAGCGGGGGACGCTGTCCGCGTCGACTTCGAGGAACTCGCGCCGGATGTCAACGTCTTCCTCGGCCAGGCCGCGTATCTGCAGCTCGGCTACTTCGAGACGCTCACGCGCTTAATCCGACACACGCCGGAACTTGCCGAGAAGGAAGCGCTGTCGCACGCCGCGGGGGCCGCCTTGGAGAAGCACCGCGGGATCGTCGAGATCATCCGCGACCGCGACGAGGACCCGACCGAGCTCATGCAGCCGTTCCGAGCATCTCTTGATCACTTCCGACACAGCACACTCGGGGTGCGGCAGCGCGAGACGATGCTCACGGTGCACATCACCGCCGGCATCCTCGATGACTTCTATCTCGCATTGGCCTCGAGCTACGGCGACACGGGACGCCGCGTCGAGCGCGTCCTGCGCGTCGAGCACGACCGCGACCTGCTCGTCGATCTGCTGGTCACGACCATCCGCGATGACGCGGAGATGCGCGGGCTGCTGTCGATGTGGGCGCGCCGCCTCGTTGGCGACACACTCCTCGTCGCGCGCGCCGGCCTCAGCCGAACCCGCCTCGACCTCGAAGAGGAGCAACGCGTCGAGCCCGTGTTCACCGCACTGGTGACCGCGCACTCACAACGCATGTCCCACTTAGGTCTCTCCGCCTGACGCGCCGCGGGAACGCACATCGCGGCGTTGTCCTCGGGCGGGACGTCTTCCCTCAGGCGACGAAGCCGACTCGGCGCGCCTCTTCGGTGCCGATCTCGACATACGCGAGGGCCGCGGTCGGCACGATATAGGTGGCGCCCTTGGAATCGGTGAGGCTCAGCGACGCGCCGTCACCGGAGAGGGCATTGTCGACCTTCTTCGCGATCGCGTCCGCGGTCTCGTCGGAGGAGAAGGTGAGCTCGCGGCCGGAGTTGATCATGCCGATGCGGATATCCACGGATCGTGCCTTTCGTAGCGACTTCCGCCCCGAACGGGGCTCCGCACCAGCCTATTGCAGGCGCGGGCAACGCGACCCGACGCACGCTGACGGCGAACGCTTCCCCGCGACACCGGGCGGCGAGGGAAGAATGTCGCCGCTCGTCAGTAGCGTGTGAGACATGGCTCTGACGAGGTGGGATCCCGACCAGCAGGCCGTGCTGGCACTCGCGCCCGACGCGACGGGCACGATCATCGGCGCGCCTGGCAGCGGCAAGACGGCCGTCCTCGTGGAACGCGTCGCGCGGCTCATCGACGGCGACGACGCGCCGTTCGCCCCCGGCCAGGTCCTCGTGCTCACGCCGTCCCGTGCCTCCGCGACACGCCTGCGCGATCGTCTCGGCCAGCGCGTGCGTGCCGCGACGCCGGGTCCGGTCGCGCGCTCGGTTGGCTCCTTCGCGTTCCACGTGATGCGCGCCGACGCCGCGGCACGAGGAGCCGCCGGACCGACGCTGTTGACCGGCGCGGAGCAGGACCGGATCCTCGCGCACCTCATCGAGGGCGACATCGAAGACGCGCGGATCGCCTGGCCCGACCACCTCGGTCCGACCGTGCGCCGGTCACGCGAGTTCCGCTCCGAGCTCCGCGCGTTCCTCGATACCGCCGTCGAGCTCGACGCATCTCGTGACGAGCTGCAGACCGTGCGCGGCGGCGCCTGGGGGCCCATCGTCGCGTTGCTCGACGAGTACGCCGGGGTCATTCAGAACATGAACGACGAGGCGCGCGACGCCGCGGAGCTCCTGCAGGGGGCGACCGCGGCGCTCCGCGACGGCGCGCACGTGCCCGGCGTCGACGAACTGCGGGCCGTGATCGTCGACGACGCCCAAGAGCTGACGCGCGGCGGCACGGCCCTCGTCGAGGCGCTGCGCGCCCGCGGGGTGGCGGTGCTCGCGGCCGGCGACCCGGACATCGGCTCGGGAGCGTTCCGCGGCATCACTCCGGAGGTCTTCTCCGAGCTCGTCGCGTCGCTGGGGAAAGTGCTCGTGCTGCGTGAACAACATCGAGCGGGCGGCGAGCCGACGTGGCTCGTGCGGCACATGACCGCGGCGATCGGCGTCGGCGGACACGTCCAGCATCGCCGGGCGCCGGGGCCCGAACCGACCGAGTGGCACGCTGTGTCGGTCGTTCGCGCACCGTCGCCGCCAGAGGAGGTCGACCAGATCGCGCGACGCCTGCGCGACGCGTATCTGAACGACGGCGTCCGCTGGGGCGAGATGGCCGTCATCGCGCACGACACGCGCCAGCTCGTCGCTCTCGAATCCGAACTCGCCGCCCGCGACGTACCGACGCGCGCTGCCGGCGTCCCGAGGCCGCTCGGGAGCGAGCGCGCCGTGCGTCAGATCATGGAGATCCTCCGGCTGGGACTCACGGATCCCGCCGAGCGCGATCCGGACGCCCTCGTCGCCGCGCTCCGTTCTCCGTACGGTGGATTCGACGGCGTCGCCCTGCGGCGTCTGCGCGGGAGCCTCCGTCACGCCGAGCTCGAACAGGGCGGCAGCCGGCCGGCACGCGAACTCGTCCACGAAGGATTCGCCCACCCGGTCTCCTTCGGCACGCTCGGCACGCCGGAAGGACGCGCGGCCGAGCGGTTCGCGACGACGATGAGAGACATCGCGGTCCTCCGTCGCGGCGGAGCCACCGTGCACGATCTGCTCTGGCATGTCTGGGACCGTGCGCGTGGCATCAGCGGTCGTCGGCTGCGCGACGAATGGCGCGATGCCGCGACATCGACGTCACGCTCCTCTGGCGATGCCGCGCGCGCCCTCGACGGTCTTGTCGCGCTCTTCGCCGCGGCCAAGCGGTCGATCGAACGCAGCCCGAACGACCGTCCCGAACGATTCATCCGTGAGATCCTCGACAGCGATGTCCCGGAGGACACCCTCTCCTCGCCCGATCTCGGAGAGACGGTCGCGCTGCTCACGCCCGCGAACGCGCTCTCAACCGAGTTCGAGATCGTCGTGATCGCTGGCCTGCAGGACGGCGTCTGGCCCAACACGCGACTGCGTGGCGGAATGCTCGGAACCTGGCGCCTCGCCGACACCGTGCTCGCCCATCGGGCCGGTCACGCAGACGAGGCGGACCCGCCGGTCCTCGACCGCCGCCGCCAGGCGCTCCACGACGAGGTGCGATTGTTCGTCCGCGCGCTGTCACGGGCCCGCAGTCGCGTGATCGTGACGGCGGTCGATGACGACGACGCCACCCCCAGCCCGCTCCTCGCCTCCCTCCCGGACCCGGAGCCCATTCACGACAACGGCCACCCGCTCACCCTGCGCGGGCTGGTCGCCCGTCACCGCCGCACCCTGACCGCGACCACCGCGGAGGAAGCCGACCGCCAGCACGCCGCCGAGCAGCTGCGGCTGCTCGCGGCCGCGCGGGTCCCGGGAGCTGACCCTGACGAGTGGTACGGGCTCCGCGCGCCCACCTCGACGGCGCCGCTGCGCGACCTCGAGAGCGAGCATGTGCGCGTCTCACCGTCGAAGATCACCTCGTTCCTCGAATGCGGCCTCGAGTGGGTCATCTCCGCGCTCGGCGGCGACACGATGACCTCTCCGAGCGCGGGCATCGGCACCCTCCTACACGCCGCGCTCGAGCGCGTTCCCGACGGCGGCATCGACGAGATGCGTGCGGTCGTCGACGAACGCTGGGGCGAGCTCGACTTCGAATCCCGGTGGGTCGCGACGGGGGAGCGGCGACGGCTCGACGAGTATCTCGTCCGCCTCGATGACTACCTTGCGAACGTCCGTGCGCA
This genomic interval carries:
- a CDS encoding endonuclease/exonuclease/phosphatase family protein produces the protein MLRSLGVLVTVLFACAAAVVTWPGFFRLEDKVPFAQIVAVRGATVVVFAILTVLFLCFAASRRLRGFAVSMAVVSAVAAIAGGVTLGLRGYGAATMPDKEESSVRVMTWNTLGNATGAETIARTAVAMEADIVALPETAKGVGEEVAVLMRDLGSPMWVHSEIYNEDVERGPQAWQTTLLVSPGLGDYSVIDASQDGTTMLPSAVAMPLNDGSGPIIVAAHAVAPQARYMAEWRSDLRWLADQCVDDNVIMVGDFNATVDHMAALGEGGNDLGWCRDAAAESGNGAVGTWPTWLPSTLGTPIDHVLVSDAWEVSGSIVVTNVDDAGSDHRPLVVQLEPAD
- a CDS encoding PHP domain-containing protein, which produces MPSRAPGPADLHLHSVRSDGTELPRDVVSAAADAGMGTIALTDHDTVAGWDEAKHAARERGIALLPGAEFSTKHAWRSVHVLGYLFDPDEPGLAALMSGVRHDRVGRARSIVDAIARDYAITWESVLAQREGDATIGRPHIADALVAAGIVPGRDEAFASILHHRGPYYVGHAAPSPHEVVTRIVAAGGVAIIAHPAGRDMLPRRAIERLVDAGLHGFELGHRENRPDGVALLREIAVARDLIVTGSSDYHGAAGKPNVIGENTTSPEMVERILRAASGTDPVL
- a CDS encoding DEAD/DEAH box helicase yields the protein MTAFADLAIDQDIVDQLTEKGIEEAFPIQEQTIPISLPGQDVIGQAKTGTGKTFGFGIPIVQRLGKDPEPGVKALVVVPTRELATQVYEDIDLLTRGRSTSVVAIYGGKAYEGQIEQLRAGAQIVVGTPGRLIDLAGQGLLDLSNATEVVLDEADKMLDLGFLADIEKIFQRVAQKRHTQLFSATMPGPIVALARRFMSNPIHIRASDPDEGLAQANIRHVIYRAHQLDKDEVIGRILQANGRGKSVIFTRTKRQAQRLVDELADRGFAVGGVHGDMGQEQRERSMAAFKAGKRDVMVATDVAARGIDVSDVTHVINHTIPDDEKAYLHRVGRTGRAGREGIAVTFVDWDDLHKWALINRALDFGQPEPTETYSTSPHLYSDLDIPEGTKGRIAKAPTKKSGEDNKRGNADEGRSRRRRRSSNDDRQRTPHKQEGEGTHDGSGKEHHDGKPAAARRRRRRRRSSGQTQQGA
- a CDS encoding ferritin-like fold-containing protein; its protein translation is MVNWFWKRRRPVRKLRLRARGEAGDAVRVDFEELAPDVNVFLGQAAYLQLGYFETLTRLIRHTPELAEKEALSHAAGAALEKHRGIVEIIRDRDEDPTELMQPFRASLDHFRHSTLGVRQRETMLTVHITAGILDDFYLALASSYGDTGRRVERVLRVEHDRDLLVDLLVTTIRDDAEMRGLLSMWARRLVGDTLLVARAGLSRTRLDLEEEQRVEPVFTALVTAHSQRMSHLGLSA
- a CDS encoding DUF3107 domain-containing protein, producing MDIRIGMINSGRELTFSSDETADAIAKKVDNALSGDGASLSLTDSKGATYIVPTAALAYVEIGTEEARRVGFVA
- a CDS encoding ATP-dependent DNA helicase, coding for MALTRWDPDQQAVLALAPDATGTIIGAPGSGKTAVLVERVARLIDGDDAPFAPGQVLVLTPSRASATRLRDRLGQRVRAATPGPVARSVGSFAFHVMRADAAARGAAGPTLLTGAEQDRILAHLIEGDIEDARIAWPDHLGPTVRRSREFRSELRAFLDTAVELDASRDELQTVRGGAWGPIVALLDEYAGVIQNMNDEARDAAELLQGATAALRDGAHVPGVDELRAVIVDDAQELTRGGTALVEALRARGVAVLAAGDPDIGSGAFRGITPEVFSELVASLGKVLVLREQHRAGGEPTWLVRHMTAAIGVGGHVQHRRAPGPEPTEWHAVSVVRAPSPPEEVDQIARRLRDAYLNDGVRWGEMAVIAHDTRQLVALESELAARDVPTRAAGVPRPLGSERAVRQIMEILRLGLTDPAERDPDALVAALRSPYGGFDGVALRRLRGSLRHAELEQGGSRPARELVHEGFAHPVSFGTLGTPEGRAAERFATTMRDIAVLRRGGATVHDLLWHVWDRARGISGRRLRDEWRDAATSTSRSSGDAARALDGLVALFAAAKRSIERSPNDRPERFIREILDSDVPEDTLSSPDLGETVALLTPANALSTEFEIVVIAGLQDGVWPNTRLRGGMLGTWRLADTVLAHRAGHADEADPPVLDRRRQALHDEVRLFVRALSRARSRVIVTAVDDDDATPSPLLASLPDPEPIHDNGHPLTLRGLVARHRRTLTATTAEEADRQHAAEQLRLLAAARVPGADPDEWYGLRAPTSTAPLRDLESEHVRVSPSKITSFLECGLEWVISALGGDTMTSPSAGIGTLLHAALERVPDGGIDEMRAVVDERWGELDFESRWVATGERRRLDEYLVRLDDYLANVRAQRGRVIAAEAAFAFAIDLDTGEIITGDDVRGPGRAVLSGVIDRVEAYPRGEGEHAPARSPKSFEVMRSRDDEAAERVVVTDLKSGRSEERVADAKVIDDAQLAAYQLAVEEGLVDAAEPGALAGARLVVVSKTLSRSTYRVAHQRVLDGDETGAPHLARDEYLERVIGAARGMSAASFSASVDAHCDDSRRSPICRIHTIGAVSA